The Triticum aestivum cultivar Chinese Spring chromosome 3A, IWGSC CS RefSeq v2.1, whole genome shotgun sequence genome includes a region encoding these proteins:
- the LOC123058185 gene encoding expansin-A24, whose product MAPAPARAIAVVLLTFVCCGCAMAADQAPVKWLRAHATFYGGADASDAMGGACGYGNLYSAGYGTRTAALSTVLFNDGAACEQCYKITCDRKLADPMWCRPGVSVTVTVTNFCPPNNALPSDNGGWCNPPRPHFDMAQPAWEKIGVYKGGIIPVMYQRVPCVKKGGVRLKIDGHDYFNLVTVMNVAAAGSIKSMDVKSSDSNDWMPMSRNWGAN is encoded by the exons ATGGCGCCGGCTCCCGCTCGAGCTATTGCAGTGGTGCTGCTCACGTTCGTCTGCTGTGGGTGCGCCATGGCCGCGGACCAAGCACCGGTCAAATGGCTGAGGGCGCACGCGACCTTCTACGGCGGCGCCGATGCCTCTGACGCTATGGGTGGAGCATGCGGGTACGGTAATCTGTACTCGGCGGGGTACGGTACGCGGACGGCGGCGCTGAGCACGGTGCTGTTCAACGACGGTGCGGCATGTGAACAGTGCTACAAGATCACATGCGACCGCAAGCTGGCAGATCCGATGTGGTGCAGACCAGGCGTCTCGGTGACGGTGACCGTCACGAACTTCTGCCCGCCTAACAACGCGCTTCCGAGCGACAACGGCGGCTGGTGCAACCCGCCGAGGCCACACTTTGACATGGCGCAACCGGCCTGGGAGAAGATCGGCGTTTACAAGGGCGGCATCATCCCCGTCATGTACCAGAG GGTCCCATGCGTGAAGAAGGGTGGGGTGCGGCTGAAAATCGATGGTCATGATTACTTCAATCTAGTTACTGTGATGAACGTCGCAGCTGCCGGCTCAATTAAATCGATGGATGTCAAGAGCTCTGATTCAAATGATTGGATGCCAATGTCCCGTAACTGGGGTGCCAACTGA